In Vidua chalybeata isolate OUT-0048 chromosome 5, bVidCha1 merged haplotype, whole genome shotgun sequence, one genomic interval encodes:
- the TBC1D15 gene encoding TBC1 domain family member 15 isoform X2, whose amino-acid sequence MRLWILLISSVLESWFCCFSQDSSSVVEWTQTPKEKCSRGADRPSSYEAEWDMVTTVSFKKKPHSNGDATTHANRESKWSFLFSLADLKSIKQNKKGMGWSYLVFCLKDDVKLPALHFHHGDSKPLIKCLEKHVALNESPHDERVLLVKTQKSLSQSFENLFDEPSYGLLQKWKKDPYVVTMGKFSKVTNYIVGSLRSSDQSNQRRPPSEMADFLNDTIPGLKINQQEEPGFEVITRINLGKQPEVSRREPVSAEEWAKNMDSEGRILDVDYIKRLIFKGGLCHTLRKEAWKFLLGYFPWNSTKEERANLQKRKTDEYFRMKLQWKSVSEEQEKRNSRLRDYRSLIEKDVNRTDRTNKFYEGEDNPGLILLHDILMTYCMYDFDLGYVQGMSDLLSPVLYVMENEVDAFWCFVSYMDQMHQNFEEQMQGMKTQLIQLSHLLRLLDSGFCSYLESQDSGYLYFCFRWLLIRFKREFSFQDILRLWEVMWTELPCQNFHLLLCCAILESEKQQIMDKHYGFNEILKHINELSMKIDVEYILCKAEAISMQMMNCKELPQTVSEILGIENSSVTPDSDTGEDESGAELSCPTSLYQSISTPVIAANGTGNGAQQAAETQNLTPA is encoded by the exons CTCATTCAAATGGAG atgCTACAACTCATGCAAACAGAGAAAGCAAGTGGTCGTTCCTGTTCAGTTTGGCAGATCTGAAAtcaatcaaacaaaacaaaaaaggcatgGGATGGTCTTATTTGGTGTTCTGTCTGAAGGATGATGTGAAGCTTCCAGCTCTTCACTTTCATCATGGAGATAGCAAACCATTGATTAAATGTCTTGAAAAGCATGTTGCACTGAATGA ATCTCCACATGATGAACGGGTTCTTCTTGTGAAGACTCAGAAGTCACTGTCTCAGTCTTTTGAAAATCTCTTTGATGAACCATCTTATGGCTTATTACAA aaatggaagaaagatCCATACGTAGTAACAATGGGAAAATTTTCCAAAGTCACAAACTATATTGTTGGTAGTTTACGTTCAAGTGATCAATCAAATCAGAGGCGACCACCATCAGAAATGGCAGACTTCCTCAATGATACCATTCCAGGGCTGAAGATAAATCAGCAGGAAGAGCCAGGATTTGAAGTCATTACACGA ATCAACCTAGGGAAACAACCTGAAGTTAGTAGAAGAGAGCCTGTGTCAGCTGAAGAATGGGCTAAGAATATGGACTCTGAAGGAAGAATTTTAGATGTTGACTACATAAAACGATTGATATTCAAAGGG GGTCTGTGCCATACTTTAAGAAAAGAGGCATGGAAATTTcttttgggatattttccttGGAATAGCACTAAAGAAGAGAGAGCAAATCTGCAAAAAAGGAAAAC GGATGAATATTTCAGGATGAAACTGCAGTGGAAATCTGTCagtgaggagcaggaaaagcGAAATTCAAGATTAAGAGATTACCGCAGTCTTATAG AAAAAGATGTTAACAGGACAGATCGAACAAATAAGTTCTATGAAGGCGAAGATAATCCAGGACTGATTTTACTTCATGATATTTTGATGACCTATTGCATGTATGACTTTGACTTAG GTTATGTGCAGGGGATGAGCGACTTGCTGTCACCTGTCTTGTATGTTATGGAGAATGAAGTAGATGCCTTTTGGTGCTTTGTGTCATACATGGATCAAATG CATCAGAATTTTGAAGAACAGATGCAGGGTATGAAGACACAACTTATTCAGCTGAGTCATTTGCTTCGTTTACTAGACAGTGGATTTTGCAGTTATTTAG AATCTCAAGACTCAGGCtacctttatttttgtttccgGTGGCTTCTTATCAGATTTAAAAGGGAATTTAGTTTTCAAGATATTCTCCGACTCTGGGAG GTCATGTGGACGGAATTGCCTTGCCAGAATTTTCATCTTCTCCTTTGTTGTGCTATCCtagaatctgaaaaacagcaaataatGGACAAGCACTATGGGTTCAATGAAATACTAAAG CATATCAATGAACTGTCTATGAAAATCGATGTGGAATATATACTCTGCAAAGCAGAAGCAATTTCTATGCAGATGATGAATTGCAAG GAATTGCCTCAAACAGTCAGTGAGATCCTGGGGATAGAGAACAGTTCGGTAACGCCAGATTCAGATACTGGAGAGGATGAAAGTGGAGCTGAGTTGAGCTGTCCGACGTCACTATATCAGAGTATCTCAACCCCTGTAATTGCTGCCAATGGGACGGGGAACGGTGCTCAGCAGGCGGCTGAGACACAGAACCTGACACCTGCCTAA